The DNA segment AACTGTATAGTCATCGATGATGAACCTCTGGCAAGAAATACGATCGAGTCATACATCAAAAAAATCCCGTCATTGGTGCTCTTAGGCAGTTTTGAAAATCCCCTGGAGGCCTTTCATATCCTGGATACCGTACAGGTTGACCTCATTATTTCCGATATTCAGATGCCCGATATGACAGGCATCGAGTTTTTAAAAATACTGAAAAATCCTCCTTTCGCCATATTTATTACCGCTCACCCACAATTTGCAGTAGAAGGTTTTGAGTTGGAAGTACTGGATTACATTGTGAAGCCATATTCACTGGAACGCTTTGCGAAAGCAATACAGCGCGCGCAGAAGGGAATTGCCTACCGGTACACCAAATCAATGGGGGAAGACGAATACCTGAAAGTAAAGGACGGAAACAAGACCATCTTCCTGAAATACAATGACATCAACTATATTGAAGGAATGAAAGACTATGTAAAAATACATAACATTAACAAAAGCATCGTGACCATGACCACGCTGAAATCCCTTGAACAGCTCTTGCCGAAAGAAGGTTTTATCCGTGTTCAAAAATCATATATCATCAATATCAAAAAAATAGTAAGTGTGGAGTCTTCGAAGGTGATCCTGACCTTAAACCGGTTCGAAGTTCCGATTGGCCTCCTATACAGGAATGAACTCTTCCGCAGACTTCAGCTATAATTCCATGCGCCCGACCCGTATGTTGCTTTCCCCGGAATGCGCCCTGCGGGTCTTGTAATACTTCATCATGAAATGATATACGATCAGTTCATAACGGCGTTGGTGGTGTGCAAAAAGCCTGTTGATCATCATGTGGCTAAGGTTGCCCAGCTGCTCCTCCAACAGGATTTCCCC comes from the Pedobacter sp. FW305-3-2-15-E-R2A2 genome and includes:
- a CDS encoding LytTR family DNA-binding domain-containing protein, encoding MQINCIVIDDEPLARNTIESYIKKIPSLVLLGSFENPLEAFHILDTVQVDLIISDIQMPDMTGIEFLKILKNPPFAIFITAHPQFAVEGFELEVLDYIVKPYSLERFAKAIQRAQKGIAYRYTKSMGEDEYLKVKDGNKTIFLKYNDINYIEGMKDYVKIHNINKSIVTMTTLKSLEQLLPKEGFIRVQKSYIINIKKIVSVESSKVILTLNRFEVPIGLLYRNELFRRLQL